A window of the Deinococcus gobiensis I-0 genome harbors these coding sequences:
- a CDS encoding LrgB family protein: MTWLALTLLAFVTGVLAQRRTRSVLANPTLIATVVVGAALLLSRTPYAAYAGEVRPLSALLTPAVVALAVPLYRLRALLARQWRALVLGGLGGTLTGVVADTLLPRLLRLSSEAQSALMTAPATSPVAVQLAAVTHAPPALAATLAVLSGLIGALILPPVLDRLGVRHPLARGVALGSVAHGIGTARAREESEDAGAASSVGMGLAALAVTLVVALLAG, translated from the coding sequence GTGACCTGGCTCGCGCTGACGCTGCTGGCCTTCGTGACCGGCGTGCTGGCGCAGCGGCGCACGCGCTCGGTGCTGGCCAACCCCACCCTGATCGCCACGGTAGTCGTCGGGGCGGCGCTGCTGCTCTCGCGCACGCCGTACGCCGCCTACGCGGGCGAGGTCCGGCCCCTCTCGGCGCTGCTGACCCCGGCGGTCGTGGCGCTGGCGGTGCCGCTCTACCGGCTGCGCGCCCTGCTCGCGCGGCAGTGGCGCGCGCTCGTGCTGGGGGGGCTGGGCGGCACCCTGACCGGCGTCGTCGCCGACACGCTGTTGCCGCGGCTGCTGCGCCTGTCGTCCGAGGCCCAGAGCGCCCTAATGACAGCGCCCGCCACCAGCCCGGTCGCGGTGCAGCTCGCGGCCGTCACGCACGCGCCGCCCGCCCTGGCGGCCACGCTGGCGGTGCTTTCGGGCCTCATCGGCGCGCTGATCCTGCCCCCCGTCCTCGACCGGCTGGGGGTGCGCCATCCGCTGGCGCGCGGGGTGGCGCTGGGCAGCGTGGCGCACGGCATCGGCACCGCCCGCGCCCGCGAGGAAAGCGAGGACGCGGGCGCGGCGAGCAGTGTGGGTATGGGGCTGGCCGCGCTGGCGGTGACGCTGGTGGTGGCGCTGCTGGCGGGGTAG
- a CDS encoding CidA/LrgA family protein — MTASAQALPPALRFVLGLGILLAFAALGQALAAGLRLPLPGSVLGMVLLWAALGVGAIRLHWVAPAADGLLGVLGLLFVPATAGVVDYLSAGAQWGLWLLVMASGLLLGAGVAGLLAARLVRPEPAPPEPAPPERSA; from the coding sequence GTGACCGCCTCTGCCCAGGCCCTGCCGCCCGCACTGCGTTTCGTGCTGGGCCTGGGCATCCTGCTGGCCTTCGCGGCGCTGGGGCAGGCGTTGGCCGCCGGGCTGCGGCTGCCGCTGCCGGGGTCGGTGCTGGGCATGGTGCTGCTGTGGGCGGCGCTGGGGGTGGGGGCCATCCGCCTGCACTGGGTCGCCCCCGCCGCCGACGGGCTGCTGGGCGTGCTGGGGCTGCTGTTCGTGCCCGCGACGGCCGGCGTCGTGGACTACCTCTCGGCGGGCGCGCAGTGGGGGCTGTGGCTGCTGGTGATGGCCTCGGGCCTGCTGCTGGGGGCGGGCGTGGCCGGGCTGCTCGCCGCGCGGCTGGTGCGCCCGGAGCCGGCCCCCCCGGAGCCGGCCCCCCCGGAACGCTCGGCGTGA
- a CDS encoding 5'-methylthioadenosine/adenosylhomocysteine nucleosidase, with translation MLAIIGAMDEEIELLLGELQDREDLSFPGATLHRGVLDGVPVLLTRGGIGKVNAAMTTAWLLSQGASRVIFTGVAGGVHPELRVGDIVVSTDLVQHDVDVTALGYDRGTVPGEPPAWVADETLRALAREAAAEVEGVRVTEGRVASGDQFVASVGEVGRLWRDFGAACAEMEGAAVAQVCAKAGVPFVVIRSVSDTADHDAKVDYRTFMPLVARHAKQVVRGMLARLAAQA, from the coding sequence ATGCTGGCGATTATCGGGGCGATGGATGAAGAGATCGAGTTGTTGCTGGGCGAGCTGCAAGACCGTGAGGACCTGAGTTTTCCCGGCGCCACGCTGCACCGGGGCGTGCTGGACGGCGTGCCGGTGCTGCTCACGCGCGGCGGCATCGGCAAGGTGAACGCCGCCATGACGACCGCGTGGCTGCTCTCGCAGGGGGCCAGCCGGGTCATCTTTACCGGTGTGGCGGGCGGCGTACATCCGGAGCTGCGGGTGGGCGACATCGTGGTGAGCACCGACCTCGTGCAGCACGACGTGGACGTGACCGCCCTGGGCTACGACCGGGGCACGGTGCCCGGTGAGCCGCCCGCCTGGGTGGCCGACGAGACCCTGCGCGCCCTGGCCCGCGAGGCCGCCGCCGAGGTGGAGGGCGTGCGCGTGACCGAGGGGCGCGTCGCCAGCGGGGACCAGTTCGTCGCCTCGGTGGGCGAGGTGGGGCGGCTGTGGCGCGACTTCGGGGCCGCCTGCGCCGAGATGGAGGGGGCGGCGGTCGCGCAGGTGTGCGCCAAGGCGGGCGTGCCCTTCGTGGTGATCCGCAGCGTGAGCGACACCGCCGACCACGACGCCAAGGTGGACTACCGCACCTTCATGCCCCTCGTGGCCCGCCATGCCAAGCAGGTCGTGCGCGGGATGCTCGCCCGCCTCGCCGCCCAGGCGTAG
- a CDS encoding MalY/PatB family protein, whose protein sequence is MTPPDAAHPDPVHPNAVNYDDLDPAALRHPDSLKWTAFPEGTLPMWVADMDYPVAPPILRALRARLESGLGYPQLAGDPRLVRALQTRLAGNGLTDLPEKGFKFLPGVVPGLYAAVNALSAPGEAVITMTPVYHPFHLAITDLGRVVAAAPLQAGAERDEIDWNAMELAAAQGARLMMLCHPHNPSGRVWDAAELRLLREFALRHDLFVISDELHADLRYTDAPFESFAADPAVRDRTVTVTGPCKAFNTAGLGIGVLVGHSPELVTRVMAPATGLMGHPSALSITMWLAALEEGGPWLEDTVAYLRGNRDFLVEFVREHLPWAHVFSPEATYLAWIDLRAHPRADDIQKVLLDEAGLAVHNGPVFAPEALKPQYQGFVRVNFATSRALLAGGLERLAAALNPEVRTGEE, encoded by the coding sequence ATGACCCCTCCCGACGCGGCCCACCCCGATCCGGTCCATCCCAACGCGGTCAATTACGACGACCTCGACCCGGCGGCGCTGCGCCACCCCGACAGCCTGAAGTGGACCGCCTTCCCGGAAGGCACCCTGCCGATGTGGGTGGCCGACATGGACTATCCGGTCGCGCCGCCCATCCTGCGGGCGCTCCGCGCGCGGCTGGAATCGGGCCTGGGCTACCCGCAGCTCGCGGGCGACCCCCGGCTCGTCCGGGCGCTTCAGACGCGCCTCGCCGGGAACGGCCTGACCGACCTGCCCGAGAAGGGCTTCAAGTTCCTGCCGGGGGTGGTGCCGGGCCTGTACGCCGCCGTGAACGCCCTGAGCGCGCCGGGCGAGGCGGTCATCACCATGACGCCCGTGTACCATCCCTTCCATCTGGCGATCACCGACCTGGGGCGCGTGGTGGCCGCAGCGCCGCTCCAGGCGGGGGCAGAGCGCGACGAGATCGACTGGAACGCGATGGAGCTGGCCGCCGCGCAGGGCGCCCGGCTGATGATGCTGTGCCATCCCCACAACCCCAGCGGGCGCGTGTGGGACGCTGCGGAGCTGCGGCTGCTGCGCGAATTCGCGCTGCGCCACGACCTGTTCGTGATTTCCGACGAGCTGCACGCCGACCTGCGCTACACGGACGCCCCCTTCGAGTCCTTCGCGGCCGATCCGGCGGTCCGGGACCGCACCGTGACCGTCACCGGGCCGTGCAAGGCCTTCAACACGGCGGGCCTGGGCATCGGCGTGCTGGTGGGCCACTCGCCCGAACTCGTGACGCGCGTCATGGCCCCCGCGACCGGCCTGATGGGCCACCCCTCGGCCCTGAGCATCACCATGTGGCTCGCGGCGCTCGAAGAAGGCGGTCCCTGGCTGGAGGACACGGTCGCGTACCTGCGCGGCAACCGCGACTTCCTGGTGGAGTTCGTGAGAGAACACCTGCCCTGGGCGCACGTCTTCTCGCCCGAAGCGACGTACCTCGCCTGGATCGACCTGCGGGCGCACCCCCGCGCGGACGATATCCAGAAGGTGCTGCTCGACGAGGCGGGGCTGGCGGTCCACAACGGCCCCGTCTTCGCGCCCGAGGCCCTCAAGCCGCAGTACCAGGGCTTCGTCCGTGTGAATTTCGCCACCAGCCGCGCGCTGCTCGCCGGGGGCCTGGAACGCCTCGCGGCCGCCCTGAACCCCGAAGTCCGGACCGGGGAGGAATAG
- a CDS encoding DedA family protein: MEQFTHAILSASYLGIFLVVFAETGLLLGAALPGDSLLILAGIAAASGQLSLGGVIGVVVAGAILGSLVGYLLGRRFGPAIFSRQNSRLFKPEYRERAEEFFARQGPVSVMLARFMPFVRAVVPTLAGISNMPFGLYMFYSVLGALLWGAGLPALAYFFGQRIPGLDHYVLLIVAAVLVLSVVPLLIKAAQARR, translated from the coding sequence ATGGAGCAGTTCACCCACGCCATCCTCAGCGCGTCCTATCTGGGCATCTTTCTGGTCGTCTTCGCCGAAACGGGGCTGCTGCTCGGCGCGGCCCTGCCCGGCGACAGCCTGCTCATCCTGGCGGGCATCGCGGCGGCCTCGGGCCAGCTCAGCCTGGGCGGCGTGATCGGCGTGGTCGTCGCCGGGGCGATCCTGGGCAGTCTGGTGGGCTACCTGCTCGGGCGGCGCTTCGGCCCCGCCATCTTCAGCCGCCAGAATTCGCGCCTCTTCAAGCCCGAATACCGTGAGCGGGCCGAGGAGTTCTTCGCGCGTCAGGGCCCGGTGTCGGTGATGCTGGCCCGCTTCATGCCCTTCGTGCGCGCGGTAGTGCCCACGCTGGCGGGCATCAGCAACATGCCCTTCGGCCTGTACATGTTCTACAGCGTGCTGGGCGCGCTGCTGTGGGGCGCGGGCCTGCCTGCCCTGGCGTACTTCTTCGGCCAGCGCATTCCGGGCCTGGACCACTACGTCCTGTTGATCGTGGCGGCCGTGCTGGTGCTGAGTGTGGTGCCGCTGCTGATCAAGGCGGCGCAGGCCCGGCGCTGA
- a CDS encoding PadR family transcriptional regulator has product MLTEVLTSPPPDDERTLLLLGLLTVQDRHGYEINDFIERTLHHVISLKKATAYQLLERLEGHGLIGSRVEQHGQRPNRRVYHITPAGQARFGEMLREQLAREEALILTGNVPVMFAENLTPGETLEALRRRLEGVEARLRLYDTYNLPCTVGVGLAMERIRALTHADREWLARTIARLERSAPAQPAP; this is encoded by the coding sequence ATGCTCACCGAAGTCTTGACCTCCCCACCCCCGGACGACGAGCGGACCCTGCTGCTGCTGGGCCTGCTCACGGTCCAGGACCGCCACGGCTACGAGATCAACGACTTTATCGAGCGCACCCTGCACCACGTCATCTCGCTGAAAAAGGCGACGGCCTACCAGCTGCTCGAACGCCTGGAAGGACACGGCCTGATCGGAAGCCGGGTCGAGCAGCACGGCCAGCGCCCCAACCGCCGGGTCTACCACATCACGCCGGCCGGACAGGCGCGCTTCGGGGAGATGCTGCGCGAACAGCTCGCCCGCGAGGAAGCCCTGATCCTGACGGGCAACGTGCCGGTCATGTTCGCCGAGAACCTCACGCCCGGCGAGACGCTGGAGGCCCTGCGCCGCCGCCTGGAGGGCGTCGAGGCCCGGCTGCGGCTCTACGACACCTACAACCTGCCCTGCACGGTCGGCGTGGGGCTGGCGATGGAGCGCATCCGCGCCCTGACCCACGCCGACCGCGAGTGGCTGGCGCGGACCATCGCCCGCCTGGAACGGTCGGCTCCCGCGCAGCCCGCGCCCTAG
- a CDS encoding alpha/beta fold hydrolase, whose amino-acid sequence MRTQRLLVIAAAVLAGGLLLSACAPAQTANPDGTVSLRPALSGERRSLLLPGFGRVNYYADPRGTGRPLVLTHSVNAAASAYEMKPLWDSYAGTRPVYALEWPGFGSSARPDVTYTPELMASALRALVDELGEDVDVVSLSLGSEFVARAALQDSRIRTLALISPSGFGQPRGGTQRAAEEDGGAALYNRLNSVGDLLYGAIRTRPSIQYFLSRSFRGPVPGDVIDYSTETSRQPGAKYAPLYFISGRLFGADAYGDLYSKLNIPTLVLYDQDGFVSFDRLPLFAQKAGAKVVRIPDTDGLPQFEKLPEVRRALDTFWAEAK is encoded by the coding sequence ATGCGAACCCAGCGTCTACTCGTCATCGCCGCCGCCGTCCTCGCGGGCGGCCTGCTCCTGAGCGCCTGCGCCCCGGCCCAGACCGCGAACCCCGACGGCACGGTTTCGCTGCGCCCCGCCCTGAGCGGCGAACGGCGCTCGCTGCTGCTGCCCGGATTCGGCCGGGTGAACTACTACGCCGACCCGCGCGGCACCGGGCGGCCGCTGGTCCTGACCCACTCGGTCAACGCGGCGGCGAGCGCCTACGAGATGAAGCCGCTGTGGGACAGCTACGCCGGCACGCGCCCGGTGTACGCGCTGGAATGGCCGGGATTCGGCAGCTCCGCGCGCCCCGACGTGACCTACACGCCCGAGCTGATGGCGTCGGCACTGCGCGCGCTCGTGGACGAACTGGGAGAAGACGTGGACGTGGTGTCCCTGAGCCTGGGCAGCGAGTTCGTGGCCCGCGCCGCGTTGCAGGACAGCCGCATCCGGACCCTGGCGCTGATCAGCCCCAGCGGGTTCGGGCAGCCCCGGGGCGGCACCCAGCGGGCCGCGGAGGAAGACGGCGGCGCGGCGCTCTACAACCGGCTGAACAGCGTCGGGGACCTGCTGTACGGCGCCATCCGGACCCGCCCCAGCATCCAGTATTTCCTGAGCCGCAGCTTCCGGGGACCCGTACCGGGCGACGTGATCGACTATTCCACCGAGACCTCGCGGCAGCCGGGGGCCAAGTACGCGCCCCTGTACTTCATCAGTGGCCGCCTGTTCGGGGCCGACGCCTACGGCGACCTGTACAGCAAGCTGAACATTCCCACGCTGGTGCTGTACGACCAGGACGGCTTCGTGTCCTTCGACCGCCTGCCGCTGTTCGCGCAGAAGGCGGGCGCGAAGGTCGTCCGGATTCCGGACACCGACGGCCTGCCGCAGTTCGAGAAACTGCCCGAGGTGCGCCGGGCGCTCGACACTTTCTGGGCCGAGGCGAAGTAG
- a CDS encoding ATP phosphoribosyltransferase regulatory subunit, with the protein MPGVSSSAPAASPPSASVSGRFAPVPEGTRDVLPAEWSRREHLRAQLSALLLGWGYQGVELPALEYAAHGHPLGDRAFKLIDSGGQVLALRSEFTTALGRLARAHYPQGPFPLRLQYGGRLWLRAQTSELGRLREFTQVGAELIGVATAQADAELLALAQAALEAVGVNALLEVGFPGFVDAVLEDAGVHGEAREALHGAIDRKSGADLDLLARGRGLDREVTRTLHALTDLYGGPEVLEAAAGMAQGTRARAAVAHLREVAAHFGGPLLYDLGVSRRYDYYTGLTFRAYVDGINQPLLGGGRYALEGGLPGAGFAVGLERLVRALPPGVPPEPETVLALDLAAAGAARNTGLRAELAWTADEAELRAYCAARGIRRALRGPQMAAAWEVGA; encoded by the coding sequence ATGCCCGGCGTGAGTTCGTCCGCCCCCGCCGCCTCCCCGCCCTCCGCCTCCGTTTCCGGCCGCTTCGCTCCGGTGCCCGAGGGCACGCGCGACGTGCTGCCGGCCGAGTGGTCCAGGCGCGAACATCTGCGCGCGCAGCTCTCGGCCCTGCTGCTGGGCTGGGGCTACCAGGGCGTCGAGCTGCCCGCCCTGGAATACGCTGCGCACGGGCACCCGCTGGGCGACCGGGCCTTCAAGCTCATCGACTCGGGCGGGCAGGTGCTCGCGCTGCGCAGCGAGTTCACGACCGCGCTGGGCCGGCTGGCGCGCGCGCACTACCCGCAGGGGCCCTTTCCGCTGCGGCTCCAGTACGGCGGGCGGCTGTGGCTGCGCGCCCAGACGAGCGAGCTGGGCCGCCTGCGCGAATTTACCCAGGTCGGCGCCGAGCTGATCGGGGTGGCGACTGCGCAGGCCGACGCCGAACTGCTCGCGCTGGCCCAGGCCGCCCTGGAAGCCGTGGGGGTGAACGCCCTGCTGGAGGTCGGGTTTCCCGGGTTCGTGGACGCCGTGCTGGAAGACGCCGGGGTACACGGCGAGGCGCGCGAGGCGCTGCACGGCGCCATCGACCGCAAGAGCGGGGCGGACCTGGACCTGCTGGCGCGGGGGCGCGGCCTGGACCGCGAGGTGACGCGCACCCTGCACGCCCTGACCGACCTGTACGGCGGCCCCGAGGTGCTGGAGGCCGCCGCCGGCATGGCCCAGGGCACGCGGGCGCGCGCGGCGGTGGCGCACCTGCGCGAGGTCGCGGCGCACTTCGGCGGGCCACTCCTCTACGACCTGGGGGTCAGCCGCCGCTACGACTACTACACCGGCCTGACCTTCCGGGCCTACGTGGACGGTATCAATCAGCCGCTGCTGGGCGGCGGGCGCTACGCGCTGGAGGGCGGGCTGCCCGGCGCGGGCTTCGCGGTGGGCCTGGAGCGGCTGGTACGCGCCCTGCCGCCGGGCGTGCCCCCCGAACCCGAGACGGTGCTGGCCCTGGACCTCGCGGCGGCGGGCGCGGCCCGGAACACCGGCCTGCGGGCCGAACTCGCCTGGACCGCCGACGAGGCCGAGCTGCGCGCGTACTGCGCGGCGCGCGGCATCCGGCGGGCGCTGCGCGGGCCGCAGATGGCCGCCGCGTGGGAGGTGGGCGCATGA
- the hisG gene encoding ATP phosphoribosyltransferase, translating into MTPAPARAPGHLILALPKGRIMQEATALLSRAGLPMSVPEGSRALRHEFPGVTVLELRNQDVPVYVDLGVADAGIVGKDVLLESGRSVYEPVDLGFAACRLSLIREVGATGPVRRVGTKYPRMAREYLDARGIPAETVKLSGNIELAALTGLADAVVDLVQTGSTLRANNLEEVDVLFHSSARFIVNRAALKLRRERLRPLIERLRELAVPAGA; encoded by the coding sequence ATGACCCCGGCTCCTGCGCGCGCGCCCGGCCACCTCATCCTCGCGCTGCCCAAGGGCCGCATCATGCAGGAGGCCACGGCGCTGCTGTCCCGGGCCGGGCTGCCCATGAGCGTGCCAGAAGGTTCACGCGCCCTGCGCCACGAGTTTCCCGGCGTGACCGTGCTGGAACTGCGCAACCAGGACGTGCCGGTGTACGTGGACCTCGGCGTGGCCGACGCGGGCATCGTGGGCAAGGACGTGCTGCTCGAATCGGGCCGGTCGGTCTACGAGCCGGTGGACCTGGGCTTCGCGGCCTGCCGCCTCTCGCTCATCCGCGAGGTGGGGGCCACCGGGCCGGTGCGGCGGGTGGGCACCAAGTATCCGCGCATGGCCCGCGAGTATCTCGACGCGCGCGGCATCCCGGCCGAGACGGTCAAGCTCAGCGGCAACATCGAACTCGCGGCCCTGACCGGTCTGGCCGACGCGGTGGTGGACCTCGTGCAGACCGGCAGCACCCTGCGCGCCAACAACCTCGAGGAGGTGGACGTGCTGTTCCACTCCAGCGCCCGCTTCATCGTGAACCGCGCCGCCCTGAAGCTGCGCCGCGAGCGCCTGCGCCCCCTCATCGAGCGCCTGCGCGAACTGGCCGTGCCCGCCGGGGCCTGA
- a CDS encoding intradiol ring-cleavage dioxygenase: MTGHRPAAQTLAPYPADDHDHHDDFNDLGLSADLGMLGRPILDRRRVLAMGLLGIGVLVGCGAAADRSGTGAGSGTKDCPTAIPQETAGPYPADGSVASGQSLNVLTRSGIVRRDLRTSLGTGHTAAGFPLTLNLKLVNTGAGCAALAGYAVYLWHCTADGNYSLYSAGTVGEDYLRGVQVAGTDGTVTFQTVFPGCYAGRWPHIHFEIYPSLAVATSASSKIQTSQLALPEATCREVYATGDYPASLGNLNGISLARDNVFSDGYSTQMAAVTGNPSAGYTANLTVGLAR, translated from the coding sequence ATGACCGGACATCGCCCCGCCGCCCAGACCCTCGCCCCCTACCCCGCCGACGACCACGACCACCACGACGACTTCAACGACCTGGGCCTGAGTGCCGACCTGGGGATGCTGGGGCGGCCGATCCTGGACCGCCGCCGCGTCCTGGCGATGGGCCTGCTGGGGATCGGGGTGCTGGTGGGCTGCGGCGCGGCTGCGGACAGATCGGGGACGGGCGCGGGCAGCGGCACAAAGGACTGCCCCACCGCCATTCCCCAGGAGACGGCCGGTCCCTACCCTGCCGACGGCTCGGTGGCCTCGGGCCAGTCGCTGAACGTGCTGACCCGCTCGGGCATCGTGCGGCGTGACCTGCGCACCAGCCTGGGCACCGGCCATACGGCGGCGGGCTTCCCGCTGACCCTCAACCTCAAGCTGGTGAACACCGGTGCGGGCTGCGCGGCGCTCGCCGGTTACGCCGTGTACCTGTGGCACTGCACCGCCGACGGCAACTATTCGCTGTACAGCGCCGGCACCGTGGGCGAGGACTACCTGCGCGGCGTGCAGGTGGCGGGCACTGACGGCACCGTCACCTTCCAGACCGTCTTTCCGGGCTGCTACGCGGGGCGTTGGCCGCACATCCACTTCGAGATCTATCCGTCGCTGGCCGTCGCCACCTCGGCCAGCAGCAAGATCCAGACTTCGCAGCTCGCGCTGCCCGAGGCGACCTGCCGCGAGGTGTACGCGACCGGCGACTATCCGGCCAGCCTGGGCAACCTGAACGGCATCTCACTGGCCCGCGACAACGTGTTCAGCGACGGATACAGCACCCAGATGGCGGCGGTAACGGGCAACCCTTCGGCCGGGTACACGGCCAACCTGACGGTGGGCCTGGCCCGCTGA
- a CDS encoding DUF2201 family putative metallopeptidase, with product MTQPVPITPEFQRLISGARVRLRGRSAFFATLLLHAEFVPSREVVAASTDGERVYVNPEVAASLPADVLDGLLLHEVLHAALSHVPRRGPREKKRWNRAADLIVNGMVAAAGLPTPPTFIRDEHLERLSAEEVYTSLEGQPEPEGEEGDDLLDGPPGDAPPKEGQGQGRNAAREWAQALAQARSVEAMSGEHGHDPLGAHRELARLAPAQLDWRAQLWRFLARTPVDFGGFDRRFIGRGLYLEALDDESLRALIAVDTSGSVDDAAVRALVGEVQGVLGAYPHVRATLYYADTEAYGPYDLRPGDDVPAPQGGGGTDFRPIFALLDEQEPDVLIYLTDGYGDFPAQAPRVPTLWVVPPGGLEDEGFPFGDVLRLEEGTA from the coding sequence ATGACCCAGCCAGTTCCGATCACCCCTGAATTCCAGCGCCTCATCTCGGGCGCGCGCGTGCGGCTGCGGGGGCGCTCGGCCTTTTTCGCCACGCTGCTGCTGCACGCCGAGTTCGTGCCCTCGCGGGAGGTGGTGGCGGCCAGCACCGACGGCGAACGGGTCTACGTGAACCCGGAGGTGGCCGCCAGCCTGCCCGCCGACGTGCTCGACGGCCTGCTGCTGCACGAGGTCCTGCACGCCGCGCTCTCGCACGTGCCGCGCCGGGGTCCGCGCGAGAAGAAACGCTGGAACCGCGCCGCCGACCTCATCGTGAACGGCATGGTGGCGGCGGCCGGGCTGCCCACGCCGCCCACCTTCATCCGCGACGAGCATCTGGAGCGCCTGAGTGCCGAGGAGGTCTATACCTCGCTGGAGGGCCAGCCCGAGCCCGAAGGCGAGGAGGGCGACGACCTGCTCGACGGTCCCCCCGGCGACGCGCCGCCCAAGGAGGGGCAGGGGCAGGGCCGGAACGCCGCGCGCGAGTGGGCGCAGGCGCTCGCGCAGGCCCGCAGCGTCGAGGCCATGAGCGGCGAGCACGGCCACGACCCCCTCGGCGCGCACCGCGAACTCGCGCGGCTGGCCCCGGCCCAGCTGGACTGGCGCGCGCAGCTCTGGCGCTTCCTGGCGCGCACGCCGGTGGATTTCGGGGGCTTCGACCGCCGGTTCATCGGGCGCGGCCTGTACCTGGAGGCCCTCGACGACGAGTCGCTGCGGGCACTCATCGCTGTGGACACCTCGGGCAGCGTGGACGACGCGGCGGTGCGCGCCCTGGTGGGCGAGGTGCAGGGCGTGCTGGGGGCATACCCGCACGTGCGCGCCACCCTGTACTACGCCGACACCGAGGCTTACGGGCCCTACGACCTGCGCCCCGGCGACGACGTGCCCGCGCCGCAGGGGGGCGGCGGCACCGACTTCCGGCCCATCTTCGCCCTGCTGGACGAACAGGAGCCCGACGTGCTGATCTACCTCACCGACGGCTACGGCGACTTTCCGGCGCAGGCCCCGCGCGTGCCGACCCTGTGGGTGGTGCCGCCCGGCGGCCTGGAAGACGAGGGCTTTCCCTTCGGGGACGTGCTGCGGCTGGAGGAGGGGACGGCCTAG
- a CDS encoding ATP-binding protein, translated as MTLTPQELQTYLSALVRGHLNIATMIWGPPGVGKSSVVAQIARAHGLEFVDVRLSQLAPTDLRGLPVPEADGQGGGVSRWYPPEFLPRAGAGILFLDEVNMAPPTMQGMAQQLILDRKVGSYELPDGWFVWAAGNRKEDRASVFDMPAPLANRFLHLTVRPDFDSWRSYALGRGLHEHVIAFLTFRPELLHRLDPQQPAWPSPRAWEMAAQLHRAGLDVSPAIGEAAGAEFAAFVRLFEQLPDLGVVLKGGGAGLKLPAEPSVRYAAVVGLAARAQDADEAYRAFTWLADAAGPEWLQLYVATLVSKFQAIGQLGDLAALLGRDERLGALVQETLALAEG; from the coding sequence ATGACCCTGACCCCCCAAGAATTGCAGACCTACCTGTCGGCGCTCGTGCGCGGACACCTGAACATCGCCACCATGATCTGGGGGCCGCCCGGCGTGGGCAAGAGCAGCGTGGTCGCGCAGATCGCCCGCGCGCACGGCCTGGAGTTCGTGGACGTGCGGCTCTCGCAGCTCGCGCCCACCGACCTGCGCGGCCTGCCGGTGCCCGAGGCGGACGGCCAGGGCGGCGGCGTGAGCCGGTGGTATCCGCCCGAGTTCCTGCCGCGCGCCGGGGCGGGCATCCTCTTTCTGGACGAGGTGAACATGGCCCCGCCCACCATGCAGGGCATGGCCCAGCAGCTCATCCTCGACCGCAAGGTGGGCAGCTACGAGCTGCCGGACGGCTGGTTCGTGTGGGCGGCCGGCAACCGCAAGGAGGACCGCGCCAGCGTGTTCGACATGCCCGCCCCGCTCGCCAACCGTTTCCTGCACCTCACGGTGCGCCCCGACTTCGACTCGTGGCGCTCGTATGCCCTGGGGCGCGGCCTGCACGAGCACGTCATCGCCTTCCTGACCTTCCGGCCCGAGCTGCTGCACCGCCTGGACCCGCAGCAGCCCGCGTGGCCCAGCCCCCGCGCCTGGGAGATGGCCGCGCAGCTGCACCGCGCCGGGCTGGACGTGTCGCCCGCCATCGGGGAGGCGGCGGGGGCCGAGTTCGCGGCTTTCGTGCGGCTGTTCGAGCAACTGCCCGATCTGGGCGTGGTCCTGAAGGGCGGCGGCGCGGGCCTGAAGCTGCCGGCCGAGCCGAGCGTGCGCTACGCGGCGGTGGTGGGTCTCGCCGCCCGCGCGCAGGACGCCGACGAGGCCTACCGCGCCTTCACCTGGCTGGCCGACGCCGCCGGTCCCGAGTGGCTGCAACTGTACGTCGCCACGCTGGTCAGCAAGTTCCAGGCCATCGGGCAGCTCGGGGACCTCGCCGCGCTGCTGGGCCGCGACGAGCGTCTGGGCGCGCTGGTCCAGGAGACCCTGGCGCTGGCGGAGGGCTAG